From the Oncorhynchus nerka isolate Pitt River linkage group LG28, Oner_Uvic_2.0, whole genome shotgun sequence genome, one window contains:
- the LOC115113595 gene encoding ankyrin repeat domain-containing protein 11-like isoform X1 produces the protein MPKGGGSKTPQLEDFPLNTDMVEKQSGKKDKVLSNKTPKLDRSDGVKEMKEKASKRKLPFTVGANGDQKDSDSEKQGPERKRIKKEPTNTRKSGLPFGMGMPGIRAGYPLSERQQVALLMQMTAEESVNSPDTTPKHQSQSSLGQKGTPNSASKTKDKVNKRNERGETRLHRSAIRGEARRIKELISEGADVNVKDFAGWTALHEACNRGYYDVAKQLLAAGAEVNTKGLDDDTPLHDASNNGHFKVVKLLLRYGGDPRQSNRRGETALKVANSPTMLNLLLGKGTYTSSEESSSESSEEEDAPSFAPSSSVDGNNTDSEFEKGLKLKGKKGLDQPLSTTTTPVKDEYEFDEDDEEERVPPVDDKHLLKKEFRKESPSVTKAGGLVSVPKGEVVKTYSKSNSLTPKKAVRRILSDSSDEDDGTLCFTPMPTPRQPAPPTNTKARDSATLSSKQQKEKTKVKKKRKKETKNNVSKEVRFGKVNDKFCTSDSDCGDIGSEDDEGSMKSSNCIKDSTMSLKESSAFSTHSASSSSSSHGSMSSQKLTPSLTEHNPKQWRTDGWKTVSSPVWSDVSSLSDSVRTRLSSESDYSSADSSVESVKQVRKKAQENRKKNNVHTNALDKKNSDFHKNSNTDSTVSKTDKDGKVLKKHKVKHKHKNKEKEKAPSLVLNQDMNEKFVKSFSFDFDDSRQKSLLVETESPAESKVKLSKHEKEHLKKEDRLSKGKSEDRDWSSGKEVQRTAKEEKSKKTRESTKEKQSKEEREKPLKTEKEKSLKEKEKPKEEKQQKTHKEEKKKKSKDKSSKPDRKSSEQKEEKHIKVDKEKNAREEKEKSKKEKVLKEEPDYEVYDVSNRFLNLEDTKLSASDDHHDRWASDLSSDCDLYGDDSWDAPPVKDYKEYKANNTVKLIVETEKIESRDRRKENKIKDKKLDHNDKRSEKEPTSKKKEKDSSERICDKKKDLTEKQKLNSSHSVEKEKKRKESADTVKEKKEKDSTDSSRDRKDSYEFTKERKDLKIKQESIRDDYGNEASFKEIEPVGKPCEIRERNHSGKEKDRKGDGVEKREKTKADKHKEKPKDRSIEQDKEKPERTSTEKLLKEKDTDRGSKDKKEGAKDKHKDKDRKVSSEQTKDKKEKASQDKHADRDKDVLEVKKEERKPEKVKPEKTWYKIADIFTDESEDEEDNYNGGVAKLSDSLGLSDSHRKDSTSDRDELDHFQTEKPRKYSAEAKHTTEKQKEKDHKKKDKTTFDMGKERKGSLEKHNKDKKVKDSVDAKHKERKDRMAVDSNQEKKNKQKLLDKRDANEEKTKSKYKDKQDHVNDRKPSKGSGENEKSLLEKLEEEAMNDYKDDSNDKNSELSSDSFTDQVHEPVLSSYYDSSNISLPDITDERRDSLSISNPQDKFREKERHRHSSSSSSKKSHDKEKDKVKKEKGDKQDKIEEIRESYGRRESLPFEKEPMPLEADPYTFPFGSKGDKDDFEKTLEFEKEMSKKADKDKLSTVISDKIKDKKKKEKHKEKVKEEKHKYTDGFGSLKHSKEEIKSGLKESPQITNLKERSKEDSPKFDVKKERNRDSLDKDSRVDHVKSKVKEENEKVIQSKDTARKDNRPRSKLLVDGDLKLTSFGQMLGLKDQEIEERHKKHKERMKQMEKLRHRSGDPKLRDKTKSTEEIKKNRNELSSKKSNSLESALKEKKLKDVGLPAQIMSPERKPQPIDTQNSKDWLAGQQMKENLPASPRQDQNRPTGVPTPTSVISCPSYEEIMQTPRTPSCSAEDYPDIMFDGLDCQNSSAMAMSMNACSPSFFDRYSNSSHTFQEGTCITPAKNLQLPLVSRSASSDVRRPLEDEFKAEASKFLQHILPDASEFDLAASQPPEDKAASVERLECLSPPYFSPIRMLSPGLELAQPALDGATTAMAGTETCEHLPESVYNNFLMKPSTPVHRPDPQEPCLDIAAPPTPAPAALPPLDIDDLSEPHQSEHSLVPSDLVSGSEYLPPVVEEEEEEEEEDYEEEGEEEEDEEEEEEEGDLEEPTDSDHHAAEETRDVCSFSPPRVEEPLRKSWAESPERRVAEVHQLTPPHPLPNLVENSSDHTISWNSEMILKSPQRTYGEIEAAVSKITSPFSHSDSDLQHITAIPGHPSVTPPYAAYRSYVPDPDFDEQKEAVEDIPISPARPEMTPMELEPNYLTTTSSSTRLESFFTDCKPNLEDNHQMDSELSCAVQDGRQNSHGFTSESHMPLAVSNEPVVPWTDPFSATVDELDDLGPFSLPDLPSLSLPTSLPDKEMPELDVRDAEPADYKPPPAHIRPPAIETIEGEELMEVDLPILAKPLCPPEVLPLNDSLQDLVVPSPKHNFQPEFESEPQNVPENNFVKPQVFENRATYEETDESDGNMMFSAVNTNNTQHHRQMSLTESLSVVITPCMDSLTTVKPEQSGQISDPFVGPTCSPVPSVPLPVAVTISGTVHVSEALETTSKLTVTLTTLSTDLPKKVEEIPQRMTRNRAQMLAKQENTTTTTTTKKQSSRVVAESTTTTTIPASVIPPSVPTPVTMSMAVTTTTPIPTPTFVPFVVLEKEKELVTTISTTAAITPTPPPPPPVVVSKTKGRPVEEEESQTQHPRKRKFPKPQVQLVNTAMQQTREMIQQTLAVIVNAIKLDDIEPYHSDRSNPYFEYLQIRKKIEEKRKILCYITPQAPQCYAEYVTYTGSYLLDGKPLSKLHIPVIAPPPSLSEPLKELFRQQETVRGKLRLQHSIEREKLIVSCEQEVLRVHCRAARTIANQAVPFSACTMLLDSEVYNMPTESQVRLWVVKKGDENKSVRDRFNARQFISWIQDVDDKYDRMKTCLLMRQQHEAAALNAVQRMEWQLKVQELDPAVHKSLCVNEVPSFYVPMVDVNDDFVLLPA, from the exons aaAAGCAAGGTCCGGAACGGAAGCGCATTAAAAAGGAGCCCACCAACACCAGGAAGTCAGGCCTGCCGTTTGGGATGGGCATGCCAGGGATCCGGGCCGGGTACCCCCTCTCTGAGCGGCAGCAGGTGGCTCTTCTCATGCAGATGACGGCTGAAGAGTCAGTCAACAGTCCAG ACACAACACCAAAGCATCAGTCACAGTCAAGTCTGGGCCAGAAGGGAACGCCAAACTCTGCATCTAAAACCAAAGACAAAGTAAACAAGAGAAATGAGAGGGGCGAGACGAGGCTGCACCGGTCAGCCATCCGTGGAGAGGCACGCCGTATCAAGGAGCTCATCAGTGAGGGAGCGGACGTGAATGTAAAAGACTTCGCAG GCTGGACTGCACTGCATGAAGCGTGCAACCGAGGCTACTACGACGTGGCCAAGCAGCTGCTGGCAGCCGGTGCAGAGGTCAACACCAAGGGCCTGGACGACGACACCCCTCTGCATGACGCATCAAACAACGGGCACTTCAAG GTGGTAAAGTTGCTTTTAAGATATGGAGGGGACCCTCGACAAAGCAACAGAAGGGGTGAAACCGCGTTGAAGGTTGCGAACTCACCAACAATGCTCAATCTGTTGCTTGGAAAAGGCACGTATACCTCCAGTGAGGAGAGCTCGTCAG AATCCTCAGAGGAAGAAGATGCCCCATCGTTTGCCCCATCCAGTTCGGTGGATGGCAATAACACAGACTCAGAGTTTGAGAAGGGCCTGAAGCTGAAAGGGAAGAAAGGTCTGGATCAGCCCCTATCCACAACAACCACCCCCGTCAAGGACGAGTATGAGTTTGACGAGGACGATGAGGAAGAGCGCGTCCCTCCGGTGGACGACAAGCACTTGCTCAAGAAAGAGTTCCGCAAGGAGTCTCCCAGTGTCACCAAGGCTGGCGGCTTAGTTTCAGTACCGAAGGGGGAAGTGGTCAAAACCTATTCCAAAAGCAACTCGCTCACACCAAAGAAGGCTGTTAGACGGATTCTCTCTGACAGCTCAGACGAGGATGATGGGACGTTGTGTTTCACACCTATGCCCACACCACGGCAACCAGCGCCACCTACTAATACCAAGGCCCGGGACTCTGCTACACTGAGCTCTAAACAGCAGAAAGAGAAGACTAAAGTTAAGAAGAAGCGGAAGAAGGAGACAAAGAATAATGTCAGTAAGGAGGTCAGATTTGGTAAAGTCAATGACAAATTCTGCACTTCTGACTCTGATTGTGGGGACATAGGGAGTGAGGATGATGAAGGCTCTATGAAGAGCTCGAACTGTATAAAGGACTCCACAATGAGCCTAAAAGAATCCTCTGCGTTCAGTACTCACTctgcatcctcttcctcctcttctcatgGAAGCATGAGCTCTCAGAAACTGACACCCTCGCTGACAGAGCATAACCCAAAGCAGTGGAGGACAGACGGCTGGAAGACTGTGTCATCTCCTGTATGGTCAGATGTAAGCTCCCTCTCTGACTCGGTTAGAACAAGGCTTTCCAGTGAGTCGGACTACTCCTCTGCCGACTCGAGTGTCGAGTCAGTGAAACAGGTGAGAAAGAAAGCACAGGAAAACAGAAAGAAAAACAATGTGCACACCAATGCACTAGACAAAAAGAACTCTGACTTTCACAAGAACTCCAACACAGATAGTACGGTCTCCAAAACGGATAAAGATGGCAAAGTGTTGAAAAAGCATAAAGTCAAACACAAGCACAAAaacaaagagaaagaaaaagCTCCCAGTTTAGTGCTCAATCAAGACATGAACGAGAAATTTGTTAAAAGCTTCTCGTTTGATTTTGATGATTCAAGGCAAAAGTCACTCCTTGTTGAGACTGAGTCCCCAGCTGAAAGCAAGGTCAAGCTGTCGAAACATGAAAAAGAGCATTTGAAAAAGGAGGACAGGTTGTCGAAAGGCAAATCTGAGGACAGAGACTGGTCTTCTGGAAAAGAGGTGCAAAGAACTGCTAAAGAGGAGAAATCCAAGAAAACAAGAGAGTCCACCAAGGAGAAGCAAagcaaggaggagagggaaaagccCTTGAAAACTGAAAAAGAAAAGAGCCTCAAAGAAAAAGAGAAGCCCAAGGAGGAGAAACAACAAAAGACTCataaagaggagaagaagaaaaagtcAAAGGACAAGTCATCTAAACCAGACAGGAAGAGCAGTGAGCAAAAAGAAGAAAAACATATTAAGGTGGATAAGGAGAAAAATGCCAGGGAGGAGAaggaaaaatctaagaaagaaaagGTTCTGAAGGAAGAGCCTGATTATGAAGTCTATGATGTCAGTAACCGTTTCTTAAACCTAGAAGACACCAAGCTCAGTGCCTCAGACGACCACCACGACCGATGGGCGTCAGACCTTTCCTCTGACTGCGACCTATATGGAGATGACAGCTGGGATGCTCCTCCTGTGAAGGACTACAAAGAATATAAAGCAAACAACACTGTAAAGCTGATCGTTGAGACTGAAAAAATAGAGAGTAGAGACCGGAGGAAGGAGAACAAAATCAAAGACAAGAAATTAGATCATAATGACAAACGGTCAGAGAAAGAGCCTACCTCcaagaagaaagagaaagactCTTCAGAAAGAATCTGTGACAAGAAAAAGGATTTGACCGAAAAACAgaaactcaactccagccactctGTGGAAAAGGAGAAGAAACGAAAGGAATCTGCAGATACTGtcaaagagaagaaagagaaggactCCACGGACAGCAGTAGAGACCGAAAAGATTCCTATGAGTTCACTAAAGAAAGAAAGGACTTGAAAATCAAACAGGAGTCTATAAGAGACGATTATGGGAATGAGGCCTCCTTCAAAGAAATTGAACCTGTCGGCAAACCATGTGAAATTAGAGAAAGGAACCACTCTGGAAAAGAGAAGGACAGAAAGGGAGATGGGgtggaaaagagagaaaagactaAAGCTGACAAACACAAGGAAAAGCCTAAAGACCGATCTATAGAACAGGATAAGGAGAAGCCTGAGAGGACCTCAACTGAGAAGCTTTTGAAAGAAAAAGACACAGATAGAGGCTCTAAAGACAAGAAGGAGGGAGCTaaagacaaacacaaagacaagGACAGGAAGGTGTCTTCAGAACAAACTAAGGACAAGAAAGAAAAAGCTTCACAGGACAAGCATGCTGACCGGGATAAAGATGTCCTTGAGGTGAAGAAGGAGGAAAGGAAACCTGAGAAAGTTAAACCTGAGAAAACATGGTACAAGATCGCAGACATTTTCACAGATGAAAGTGAGGATGAAGAAGACAATTACAATGGGGGTGTGGCCAAGTTAAGTGATTCCCTTGGGTTGTCCGATTCTCACAGGAAAGACTCCACATCTGACAGGGATGAGCTTGATCACTTCCAAACGGAAAAGCCCAGAAAATATTCTGCTGAGGCCAAACACACAACAGAAAAACAGAAAGAAAAAGACCACAAGAAAAAAGACAAGACCACATttgatatggggaaagagaggaagggttCGTTAGAGAAACACAACAAAGATAAAAAGGTAAAGGATTCTGTTGATGCAAAACACAAAGAACGcaaagacagaatggctgtggACTCAAACCAAGAGAAGAAAAACAAGCAGAAGCTGCTGGACAAGAGGGACGCCAATGAGGAAAAGACCAAGAGTAAATATAAAGACAAGCAAGATCATGTTAACGACAGAAAGCCCTCAAAGGGAAGTGGGGAAAATGAAAAGTCGCTCTTGGAGAAGCTGGAGGAAGAGGCCATGAATGACTACAAGGATGACTCCAATGACAAGAACAGTGAGTTATCCTCAGACAGCTTCACTGATCAGGTTCATGAGCCAGTGCTCAGCAGCTACTATGATTCCTCCAACATCAGCCTTCCAGACATTACTGATGAGAGACGAGACTCACTCTCCATATCTAATCCTCAAGACAagttcagagagaaagagaggcaccGGCATTCATCTTCGTCATCCTCCAAAAAGAGTCATGACAAGGAGAAGGACAAAGTCAAGAAGGAAAAAGGGGATAAACAAGACAAGATAGAGGAAATAAGAGAATCCTATGGACGCAGAGAAAGTCTGCCCTTCGAGAAAGAGCCTATGCCATTAGAAGCGGACCCTTACACATTTCCATTTGGGTCTAAGGGTGATAAAGATGATTTTGAGAAGACATTGGAGTTTGAAAAGGAGATGTCTAAAAAAGCTGACAAAGACAAACTGAGTACTGTCATCAGTGATAAGATCAAGGACAAAAAGAAAAAAGAGAAACATAAGGAGAAAGTTAAAGAGGAGAAGCACAAGTACACGGATGGCTTTGGATCCCTTAAACACTCCAAGGAGGAGATTAAATCTGGATTGAAAGAGAGTCCTCAAATTACCAATTTGAAGGAAAGATCAAAGGAAGACAGTCCCAAATTTGATGTGAAAAAAGAGAGAAACCGAGACTCTTTGGACAAAGACAGTAGGGTGGATCATGTTAAGTCCAAGGTTAAAGAAGAAAATGAAAAAGTAATTCAATCTAAAGACACAGCTCGAAAAGACAACCGTCCACGTTCAAAGCTTCTGGTTGATGGGGATCTCAAACTAACCAGCTTTGGGCAAATGTTAGGTTTAAAAGACCAGGAGATTGAAGAACGCCATAAGAAGCATAAGGAGAGGATGAAGCAGATGGAGAAACTAAGACACAGATCAGGGGATCCTAAACTTAGGGATAAAACTAAGTCCACTGAGGAAATAAAGAAAAATCGCAATGAACTATCATCCAAAAAATCTAATAGTTTAGAATCTGCATTGAAAGAGAAGAAGCTCAAAGATGTTGGTCTCCCAGCCCAAATTATGTCTCCAGAAAGAAAGCCACAACCCATTGACACTCAAAATTCAAAGGACTGGCTTGCAGGCCAACAGATGAAAGAAAATCTCCCTGCCTCACCTCGGCAAGATCAGAATAGACCAACGGGTGTTCCCACCCCCACATCTGTAATCTCTTGTCCCAGCTATGAGGAAATCATGCAGACGCCACGGACTCCATCCTGCAGTGCAGAGGACTACCCTGATATAATGTTTGATGGGTTAGATTGTCAGAACTCATCAGCCATGGCCATGTCTATGAATGCCTGCTCCCCATCCTTCTTTGACAGGTACTCCAACTCATCACACACCTTCCAAGAAGGGACTTGTATAACTCCGGCTAAGAATCTCCAGTTGCCCCTTGTCAGTCGATCGGCTTCGTCTGATGTTAGAAGACCCCTGGAAGATGAGTTCAAAGCTGAAGCTAGCAAGTTTCTACAACACATTTTGCCAGACGCCTCTGAGTTTGACTTGGCAGCCTCCCAGCCTCCAGAAGACAAGGCAGCATCAGTGGAAAGACTTGAATGCCTGTCTCCTCCTTACTTCTCACCTATTAGGATGCTGTCTCCCGGGCTGGAACTTGCCCAGCCTGCACTAGATGGGGCCACCACAGCAATGGCTGGCACAGAGACCTGTGAACACCTACCTGAGAGTGTCTACAACAACTTCCTGATGAAGCCCTCAACGCCAGTCCACAGACCTGACCCCCAGGAGCCGTGTCTGGACATTGCTGCTCCACCCACCCCTGCACctgctgctcttcctcccctgGATATTGATGACCTTTCTGAGCCTCATCAAAGTGAGCACAGTCTTGTTCCCTCTGACCTAGTCAGTGGCAGTGAGTATCTGCCCCCtgttgttgaggaggaggaggaggaggaagaagaggactacgaagaggagggggaggaggaggaagacgaagaagaggaggaggaggaaggggacctTGAAGAACCAACCGATTCTGATCATCATGCTGCTGAGGAGACGAGGGACGTCTGCTCATTCTCTCCTCCAAGAGTTGAAGAGCCTTTGAGGAAGAGCTGGGCTGAATCTCCTGAGAGAAGAGTTGCAGAGGTGCATCAATTGACTCCCCCACATCCACTACCCAACCTGGTGGAGAACTCCAGTGATCATACCATCAGCTGGAACTCTGAGATGATTTTGAAATCTCCTCAAAGGACTTATGGGGAAATAGAGGCAGCGGTCTCCAAGATAACCAGCCCCTTCTCGCATTCAGACAGTGATTTGCAGCACATTACTGCCATACCTGGCCATCCATCAGTGACCCCTCCATATGCTGCTTACAGGTCTTATGTGCCTGACCCTGACTTTGACGAGCAAAAAGAGGCTGTGGAGGACATTCCAATTTCTCCAGCAAGACCTGAAATGACACCTATGGAATTGGAACCAAACTACTTGACAACCACCTCATCCTCCACAAGGTTAGAGTCTTTCTTCACAGACTGCAAGCCAAACTTGGAGGATAATCACCAGATGGACTCAGAGCTTTCTTGTGCAGTACAAGATGGCAGACAAAACTCCCATGGCTTTACTTCTGAGAGCCATATGCCTCTAGCAGTAAGCAACGAGCCAGTGGTGCCCTGGACAGACCCGTTCTCAGCTACAGTGGATGAGCTGGATGATCTTGGCcctttctctctacctgacctcccttctctctccctcccgacCTCCCTGCCAGACAAGGAGATGCCAGAGCTTGACGTCAGAGATGCAGAGCCAGCCGACTACAAGCCTCCACCTGCTCATATAAGGCCTCCTGCTATTGAAACAATAGAGGGTGAAGAGCTTATGGAAGTTGACCTGCCTATCCTGGCCAAACCCCTGTGCCCTCCCGAGGTCCTACCACTCAATGATTCTTTGCAGGATTTGGTTGTGCCCTCACCAAAACACAATTTCCAACCAGAATTTGAGTCTGAGCCTCAGAATGTCCCTGAAAATAACTTTGTGAAACCACAGGTCTTTGAAAACAGAGCCACATATGAAGAGACTGATGAGAGTGATGGAAACATGATGTTCTCAGCTGTTAATACAAACAATACTCAGCATCACAGGCAGATGTCACTGACCGAGTCATTATCAGTTGTAATTACTCCATGTATGGACTCCTTGACAACTGTTAAACCAGAACAAAGTGGGCAGATATCAGATCCCTTTGTTGGGCCAACTTGCAGTCCTGTCCCCTCAGTTCCTCTGCCAGTTGCTGTCACGATTTCTGGTACAGTCCATGTTTCGGAGGCTCTTGAGACAACATCTAAGCTCACGGTCACTCTGACAACATTGTCAACTGACCTTCCCAAGAAGGTGGAGGAGATCCCACAGAGGATGACCAGAAACAGGGCCCAGATGCTGGCAAAACAGGAgaataccaccactaccaccaccacaaaaaagcagagtagtagagtagtagcagagagtacaaccaccaccactataccTGCTAGCGTGATACCTCCATCTGTCCCTACCCCTGTCACCATGAGCATGGCTGTAACCACAACCACCCCTATTCCCACCCCTACGTTTGTTCCCTTTGTTGTTCTGGAGAAAGAAAAGGAACTTGtcaccaccatctccaccacaGCAGCCATTACCCCGACTCCTCCGCCGCCGCCTCCTGTAGTGGTCAGCAAAACTAAAGGGCGGCCTGTGGAGGAAGAGGAATCCCAGACACAGCATCCACGCAAGAGGAAGTTCCCCAAACCGCAGGTTCAGCTGGTCAACACAGCCATGCAGCAGACCAGGGAGATGATTCAACAGACGCTGGCTGTCATTGTCAATGCCATCAAACTGGATGACATAGAACCCTACCACAGTGACCGCTCTAACCCTTACTTCGAATACCTGCAGATACGGAAAAaaatagaggagaagaggaagatctTGTGCTACATCACACCACAGGCCCCTCAGTGCTACGCTGAGTATGTGACCTACACAGGCTCCTACCTGCTGGATGGCAAGCCTCTCAGCAAGCTGCACATCCCAGTG ATTGCTCCACCTCCATCGTTATCGGAGCCCCTGAAGGAGCTCTTTCGACAGCAggagacagtgagggggaagcTCAGACTGCAGCACAGCATAGAGAGG GAAAAGCTTATTGTCTCGTGTGAGCAAGAAGTACTGCGGGTCCATTGCAGAGCGGCAAGGACGATAGCCAATCAGGCTGTCCCATTCAGTGCCTGCACTATGTTACTGGACTCTGAGGTGTACAACATGCCAACAGAGAGTCAGGTGCGTCTGTGGGTGGTCAAAAAG GGTGATGAGAACAAGTCAGTGAGAGATCGCTTCAATGCTCGCCAGTTCATTTCCTGGATTCAGGATGTGGATGACAAATATGACCGCATGAAG acGTGTCTGTTAATGCGGCAGCAGCATGAGGCAGCTGCCCTGAACGCAGTGCAGAGGATGGAGTGGCAACTGAAGGTGCAGGAGCTGGACCCTGCTGTACACAAGTCTCTGTGCGTCAACGAGGTCCCCTCCTTCTACGTGCCAATGGTTGACGTCAACGATGACTTTGTGCTGTTGCCCGCGTGA